The DNA window AGCTTGCCCTGACGTCCAAGCTCAAGGTCAACTTCCGACTCGTCGTATTCTCCCTTAATGTGCGGTACGTTAATGGTGATAAGAATGTCggtcttctccttctctagTCGTAGTAGTGTCAAGATGATAGCAGTGAAGTCGGGTGCAGAGGTTGTGTCGCGGGACTTGCTAACGTGAGGGGTCTGAGTGGAAATAAGCGTGTAGGCAGGTGTGCCACTGGACAAAGTTAGTTAtccttctttcttctgaGTAATCCGAGGGGCACACTTTAATCTTGTAAACTCGGTCTCGGCAGTGTTCCAGATCTTGACGGTATCAATGTCTGATCCAACCATATCTTCGAGATGGGTCGTCATAGCACGGCCGTCAACCTCGGggcctgagcctgagcctccGACACGCTCGGTAATATCAAATATGATGCTTGTGAAACCATCTTGGTCGATCCAAACTTCCTGGTTATCGGGCACTTGTCGCAACTTGCTGCAAATGCGGAGAATCAGCATAAGAACAAGCTCTGAGCGCAAAGAGGATACACTACGAACCTGACATCGGCGAACTTGGCGGGCAGATCGCAAGTGATTGCACCGCCATAGAGAGGTGTACTAACGAATTCGGGCATTTCGATAAAGCGAGAACGGTTGTTGGAGGGTTTGTCGCAAACTTGGCGGAGATGGGTGATTGAAATGTGTGGGCAACCGGGCTGTGAATCAGGTGCCAATAGCAAAGTATCTTGTTGGGTTCGTAAGCAGGATCGACCTTGATGCAAACCGTGTATTAAACCAGCAAATCTTGGCAATGAGTGTCACCAGGAAGGTAGAAAATGGGCGCCTGAAAGTGGGCGACCAGCGATACCAGGCAGATAGATCATGGGCCGTTTGGCTGGGATTTGGAGGGGCTGAGGTGACCCCGCTGTGAGAGGGATGACGTAAAACCAAGAACAGAAGCTTCATTGGAAAGCAAGTGCAGCTATAGAACACCAGCTTCCAGCCGCGTATAAGAACCTTTGTTGACCTTTCAAAAATCCAAAAACTGTAAAAGAATGATTTATGACACATGGGATTTTTCAAAAGATTCATCCAAAAATAAGATAGCAAAAATTCGAACCTAGAGCTTCTAGATGAATGGTTTCCAAAGATTAGATGAATGGAGTCTGTTGGGCCAATCCCACGGTCACATCTGGTAAAAGGCAAGAGGTGAGTTCGATGGGAGGTCCCACTCCAACAAAAAGCATTGTAATTCTAACTTATATACCCCTTTTCTTCACTAACCACAACCAATCACGGCACAACAGCCCCTCCATCGACAGCTCCAGAGCTGCGTGATTGAACTCAACTTGCTATCGTGATATTTCTCTTGTACTTATGCATTTTTACTTCTTATTCTCAACTAAGAATCTGAACGCACTGCAAGATGTCCAACTGTATCTTCTGCAAAATCATCAAGGGTAAGAGCTAGAGAGCTTGGTAGGACGATGGCGTGAAAGTGAGCGGGGAGGAGCAGAGGGGGAGAGTATGTTGAGGTTGCTCATTTATCAGCAGTTTTCGTTTTCGTTGTGTCATGGAGATAGCTAACTTTCTAACCAAATAGGTGATATCCCGAGTTTCAAGCTCTTCGAGAGCAATAAGACTCTAGCTTTCCTTGACATTGGACCTCTCAGCAAAGGCCACGCTGTACGTTTAAAGCTATCAGTGCCAGGAGCTTACTGACCGGGTACAGCTTGTCATCCCCAAGTACCACGGAGCAAAGCTTGCCGATATCCCTGACGAAGACCTTGCTGAGGTTCTGGTAAGTTGAAGAACCCATCATGCTTGATAATCAGGTGCTGACCGTGCACGTAGCCTGTTCTCAAGAAGATCGTCAACGCAACTGGTGCCACCGACTACAACATTCTTCAAAACAACGGTCGCATTGCGCACCAAGAAGTTGATCATGTAAGTCCGCTTCGCTCTGTCCCTCAATTATTTCGGAGCTAACATGAAAATAGGTCCACTTCCACATGGTCAGACCTCCGGTTCTACGCCTCGACAGAACTATAGCTAATAAGTGCCTAGATTCCCAAGCCCAACAAAGAGGAAGGCCTCGGTGTTACCTGGCCTACTAGCCCTGCCGACATGGAACAGCTCAAGGCATACTGCGAGGAGATCAAGTCAAGGATTTAAATGGTTGTATCGAAACTGTGGTAGCCGGTATCTAGTGTAAGCCTTGGTTTTTAAGAAGCCCGTCTAGTATTATTGTCAACATGACAGGTATCGCTCTGCGCCCACGATTTCAACATGGCTGTCTACAACCCACGTTCTTTTTGTGCTTCGCTCATCTAATCTAAATCATCGGCAGAAGTGCTAGCCGCAACAGTTGGAGGCTTGAGTGAGTACCAGTCGGTTTTGCCACCGCTCTGGATCGCTCCCTGTCTGTCGTACAGCGTTCGCGCTCGGATGTACGGGTCAAGATGCCAGTAGTCCTCTTTTAATGCTTTGGCAATCTTCTCACGCTCAGACTTGATCTGCTTGCCTTGCTCGCCTTCGGGGTGACGAATCCATTCCTGAGTCGCTTGTTCAAACTTCTTGACCAACTTTTCACGCTCGACAAGGAGGCGGTCCCGTGTTTGCGTGTCTTTCATCTTCTCGTTCTCGCCAGGGTTGGGCTCCACATATTTGTACTCCCAATTCTCGTCACCCTCAAGTTCCTTGATCAAGTGGTTAGGTGCAATGAAGTCTTCAAGCTCGGATCGGTTGTTGGTGAAGTGCACCTTGGCCGCCACAACGGGGTCGAGCCAGCCACGAATGACCTTCCAAATACCTAGTTGTCTTGTTAGCCTGTGAACATCTACTCAATCCCTGCCACCTTACCTTGGAATAGCCAAGGAGCCTTGTGTACCAGAACGGCACCGAGAGACTCTGGATAGTTGGCCTCGAAACACTTGATCATGAACTTAACAGGGGTATAATCCATATTGGCCATTGAGAAGCCCGTCATGTCGAACACGATGCACTGTATTTACACATTAGAAACTTGCAATGCGGGATATGTCGGAAGTGACTTACAGCGGTATCTACAGGAGGCTCAAGGGTCATACGGGCTGTCTCAATGATGTAAACAGTGTACTTCTCCAAACTCTCCTCACACTCTTGACCAGCTTTATGAAGGCGAACTCGAACAACGCAGATAGGCCGACCTTGCTTGTCGGTGCCATGTAGAAAACTCTTGCCCATGCGAAGTTGCTTCATCATGTCGGCGCTAACTTGCTTGGTCGTGGAGTCggtcttctcatcctcaaccGCAAAAGCGTCGCCGTTCTTCATGATATCGTCATCAACTTTCATGTCGTTGTGTCTCCAGTTCATAGTCGCGACCAACATGACAAGGGCCTTCTCAACATCCCATTTTCGTGCGCGGAGAAAACGTAGAACCAGGGCGTCAGGGTGATCATGTTTAACCATGCTCCATATAGTGTGGCGAATAGTCTCGGGTGTCTCCTTGGCAAGTGTCTCGTGGAACTGCTTTGTTTCGTTATACTTGTCCTCGTCGGCAGACTCAGTTGGTGTCGAAGTACCAGATTTACCCTTCTTGAACATGCCAAATCctcgcttcttcttttgatcAGCATCGGCCGGACTTGTCTCTTCCTTGGGCGACAGAATCTCGGCCCCAGAACTCTCCTCGTCGGCAACGCCAGTAAGCTGGAAGACAGCGACCCATAGTTTACGAAGCTTTTCCTCTTGTTCAGGGGTCAGGTTTCCCGGACGTCCAGGAGGCACTTGAAAAGACATGGTTACGATCTCTTCTTCGATATCTCCAGGCGGTGGCAGGTTGTCGGAGCTCCCCGCAGGCCAAGCTGATACAGCGACGACTACTACGGTGGCTGCTGCAACTATGACAGCGAAGTGAAGTGAATTGGCTTGAAGGGGGGTGCTACCACTCGGATTGGAGTCAGTGGTGCCCGGGGGGGTTGTGTACGACTTTTTGGCGGCAATAGCTGGATATTCGAGAGTCTTAAGACTAGTTGGCTGTATTCTTGGGCTTATAAGATATCTCGAAGTTGCAAGACTCCTGGTCAAGACAGGCGTTGCTAGTGACTTGGTAAGGGAAAGCCTCAGTAAGCTGGAAAGGACAGATGACCGCAACTGAATACGGCGTGCCAGTGATtgggatggatggatagACGGGCTATACGAGCATAAGGTTCGTCTCAATCGAGCCCTCATAGGTGAAGGAATTGGTTGAGGGAGGATAAGACAGAATCCAATTGCACGCGCGTAAACATGCGCCGCAAAAATTAAGTCGATGGATGTCGTCGTTTATGGGGATTTTAGAATGCGGGACACCCCTTCCTGGCGTTGTATTGAGCTCCACCAATCCTCGAGACTTTGCAGGGACGAAGAAGGGTAGCAAATCCTTCAAGTGGCCTCAGGGAGATGAAAGCGCAGATTTAGGCAATTGTTTAAGACAGGATATGAGATGAAGAGGTGCGAGTGTAAACAAGTATGTAGGTAGGCAGTGAAAGGCTGGCCAGGATATTTTTGAGGGCGCGTGCGAGATTGAAAGACATCGGCCCCCGCGGTTCCAGTCAGAGTGGACGGGTCACGTATCAACTGACGTAGGGGAATTGTTAGTGTCCGGAGTACTCGGGAACAAAAAGCTGGAGGTCTATTACAATCAAAATTGTGATGGGTTAGATGTGAAAGGAAATCTTATATCTAGGTACATTTGAGTCATCTTCATATTGTAGTTCTGTAAGTATCGTTGTCAAATGATCTCCTCCTTGTCCTTGCAAGATGCATGGTGTGCTAGATGTAAGTCTAATATTACCATACAAAGGTGGTAAGTAACGTGAGTACCTAGGCAATACTATTCAACCTGAGGTGACACGATAATTGCGAGAAAACGCACCGAATACAAAAATCGCAACACCTTTATTTGCAGTGGATGTTCTCTTTTTGACATCAACCAGAATGATGAAATATACCTGTGATACTATCAAGGACCGTCTCTGTGTCCTTACCTGGTAGGCTGGTAGTAGCTGTCGTGGAAAAGCCACATCCACCAGCAGCCACAGAAGACGATTTGCAGAGACGCCACAGGACACACGTTTGTTGACTTTCTGACAATTGAACTTCAAGACCGCGACCTGAAAACTGCGAAACTGCGTCAATACTCTTATCTGTGAAAACACACGGAACGATTCGAGCGCATTGAATCGACCATTTGAAAGAGCCTGGGATAACACCTCAAGATGTCAACTACACCCAAGGACGCCGCAAAGCGGTCTAATTCCCGTTCTCGAACATCCAGGCCTACAACCCCTCTTCGACCCTCGTCACGATCTTCTTTTCGCGACTCTGCACGCGGGGGGCGAGACCATGATGCGCCTTTTCCGTTGAACGCATTCGAACCCGCCTTTGCCGAGCTTTCTGATGCCATGGCTGATCTTGAAGCAAACATGATGCACTTTCAGCTCATGCACGAGAGTCTGGCAAGGTTCAGCGAGTCTTTCGCAAGCTTCCTTTATGGATTGAATATGAATGCCTTCTGTGTCGATTTCCCTGAGGTGTGTCTGCATAGTCTATTCGTTGTAATTTCACAGAAGTTGATATAATTGATAGGGGCCGGTTCCTGAATCCTTCCGTCGAGATAGAACCCGACAAGAGCAACCAGCCGCAACTCCATCGAAATCCGAGACCGATGCAGAAATGACATTCATGTAAGAACCCCCCCTCCTAATAATTTTCATCACATCACGTTCTAACTGGTAACAGGACCACGGATGGATCATTTATCGAGAATCCACCAACGACTACCAAATCATCCAAGTTCACCACACCAGAGCCTCCAAAACGACAATCACGTCTACCTGCAGCTCCAGGTCGAGGAACAACGACGCGAGGTAGATCAACACGGGGAGTCGGGCGAAGCCGGCCGAGTGGGCTTGCCAGGGCGCGCGGTCGAAGTGTGAGATGAATATGGTATGGTAATCAATAGAATTAAACCGAAACGCCATTTGTGATGCCGTGAGAACCAAGCCTAGCTCCGATACGCCTCCAAAGCAACCATCGCCTTTTCAATTCTTCTATAAAAAACATCGAGATCGTATACGTTCAAGCATCCATGGCAATATCATCGTCTCCATCGGCACAGGTGCGCTTTTGGTTGCCGTTGTCTGTTCGCAAGCCGACAGCAGCCTCGGCCTCCTCTTGAGTGTAAGGTCCTTCGGCGATCTGCTTAAGTCTACAGAAGAGTTAACTCATGTACAAAAGACGCATAATGTATACTCGTTGTTATCAGAGAGCAGCATACCTTCGCTTGTGAGGCTTTCCCTTTTGATGCGAAACTAGAGTAGAATCCGTGTCAAACCACTTGGAACACTCGACGCAATAGTGGCGTCCAAGACCAGGAAGATCCTCAGCAGCCTTGGTCTCCATGAATTGTTTTAGGTGTTTGGGTGACAGCATATCGGCTTTGACTTGGTCGACATCTCGAGTCTTACGTCGGGTCTTGGTGATTGTTCGCTTATTTGTGACACCCATATTTGCTGCGTACTGAGGGACTGGGGAACTTCGAGTATATGCCGCCTGGTGAGatttctttgtttcttcGAGTTCAACGCTTATCTGGGTAGTGGAGGTAGGCGATTttcgaaaaaaaaaagttctGGTGGAGATCAATCAACTGATAAGATGGATGTATGCGGGGCTATGAAATGCCAGCCACGTTTGGAAAGTGGCTGTGGCTGCCTGTAGTCATGATGCTAGTTGCAGTGTCcaaataagtttataatggTCTTGCTTAATGTCCACCATCGTAACAACACGGTCTTGATAGACATGTGGTTAacaatgtgaatgtgaaatTCTGGATGTTAGGCATAGCTAAATGTCCAATTATTGAAAACAAATGGCAGCCAGCGAGCGGGTCTGGCGCTACGTCTCCAGATTTACATCGGTAATGAGCAAATATCAAGTTTCATTCCTGAGAAGGTTTGCGAGGAAGGTCGAATGGGTGCTCCTGCTACATCTAAAGCGTCCCTCAGGttcagaaaagttggccgctgGAAACATGAcggacgaaattagcagATCGGTTTATGCCACTTAGCCTATACTTCTTGGACTACTTCTTTTTGCACCCTAAGACTGAGGAGgacaacttttctgctacctactagAGCATATTCAAGGTAAGCTTTGGAGCTACATGAATGTCAGTGTTAGTGGCTAGAATCTGTCCCACGACGGAACAGGGTTGCGAATTAGTGATGCGCGCGGCTGAGAGTTGACAATAAAGGATGGCAGTGACTCCAAGAACCGACAATGGGTAATCGTCTTATCTGTTATTGGACAACATATATGGACTGGGCGGTCTGCGGCACGATGCAGTATTTGGCAGAAACACAGTCGGGAGATGTACGCGCAGGGACCTAGGGGGTGTGTGGTTTCCTGAGAACTTCATCTTGATCCATTTTAAGGGTTACCCCAATTTCTTTGCGTTCGTagatgaagaaaaggaacCGAAAAAGGTACTAAGCTTTTGACCATATTTCTCGGTGACCGAGTACCAAGACCTCGGATTTTCGCATGTGCGAAGACCATAAAACGGCGACCGAAGGTAAAGCCGCTGGTCCGAGGCTCCGCTGTGGTAAAACCCTACAAAGCGAGTCAATATTTTGCCCAAGCAGACTGCATCGTTTGTCAATAAATGAGCACGCCGGGGTCTTCAAGAAAGACTAGACCCTTTCGGAATCGTGGTGCGGGAAATTGTTCATCGCCGGGGCCCACGCCGTAGCGGGTGGTGCTGCGATGCCCGTGAAGCCCGGGAATTCTGGCAAAGTAAAGTCCAATGCAAACCAGCCGAGGGCTTAATCCGAGTAAACATTTGGTCAAGGGATGCCCTAGCATCATGGACAGCTCAGATGCAGAAGGCAGACCAGCCAGGCTGTGGAAATAGGTTGTGTACTCTGTAGGGTCAGGGAAATTCAGGCCTCAACCGCGTTAATAAATACCTGGCCCTCGCGGCGAAGTATTACTATTTTCGATTCAGGACCGGAGCCGTTACCCACATGCTTCATCTATGGAGTTTCTAGGCCCACGGTCGAACTTTGCTAATACCTTGCCCAGGAGAATTCTAGGCATCTCCTTGCAGAGCCCCTCGCAATTCATTATTATTTCTTCACTTGCACATTGCGCCAATATTTTGTTTACTTTCCACTGTTGGTCGCCGAGCCCAGTACCGAACAGCGGATATCGCTCGTAACGTCGAACCCAGCCGAGGAGGCCCGTCCACCTCCGGTCGGTATCCGGGTCAAATCTTGAACGATGTGCGCTAGTTCAAGAACCAGTAGCTCTGACGCAACCAGCGTTACTGGGGGTTTCCCCCAGTAAACCACATCGACCAGGGGCTTGCTTTGGCCAGCCAATTATCGATCTTAAATGAAACTGGAATGGATGTTTCCTGTGAGCGCTGTGTGGTCGCGTGGGAGGTCAAAGGAAGCTCGGTGCTTTCGGCTCGGGGGGAACAGTCTTATGATACCATTGAGACAAGAGTCTGCTATGTAGTATACTAAACAATCACAATACAGCGCCATTGATTCTGCTTCATCTGTTGTGGGTGATATAAGAGACACAGTATTCAATGAATTTAACCAGCATCAGGGACAGCCAGGTGGGGGAGGGTTGATAGAGGAGGGGAGCACTTAAAAACGAGCCAAGCAAGCCTCTTGTAGACGGCATTGGGGAAAAGATACATCCAGCACAGTATGGCAAACGGCCCTGTGGATGATGATTCTTGAGATAACCGTTGCTTAACTTCTGAAAATGATGTTGCTTCCTCGGCAGAGTGGAGGTTTTCGGTTACTGTCCATGACGAAGGGTAGGAGTCGATTATTTTCTCCTAATCTGTCATTGGCCAGTGATCTAGAGCTCCCCGCCCGAATTCAAGTGGAGAGAATTTGTTAACCTTGAACCTGTCGCAGTGGACGCTTTGTCAAGTTTCAGTGGCCCTGTCCGCTTTAGCACCTGTCCATAGAGGCTGACGGACCGCTAGCATGTTCTCCACCATCAGCGTCGGCCAAGCAGTTTGGGGCTCTGGGGGTGTAGAATCTGAGGGTGTGAAGCTTCTCAAGCCTTTGGGCCTTGAGAAAATTAGCCGGGGTAAGAGGGTTTTGCACCACGAACGAGGGCAAGAGTGAGGTACTTGGCCTTACCGTGAAGTGACATCTGAATTGCACGGTATCTGTCTTGCTCAGTCTCGGCTGCTCTGGCTTTGCCCCGGGTCGAAAAACAACTCTCCACCTTGCCAGAGCCGTCAACttttttcctcttccttttAATACTCCGACCTCcccctcttctttctctcgtTGATCTTATTCTGCGAGCgtctctcttttcctttcttccttgTGATACCCAGAGCATCTCGACTCCAAGTGTTTCTACGCTCAATTGAGACACCTCAAACTTGAGTGATCAAACCGCCCATCATGCTCGCTACCCGTCAGGTTCTGGGCAACATGTCCCGGAGCCGCGCCCTTGCTGGCGCTGCTTCTGGATTCCGCCGTATGGCAACCGTGTCAGACAACCCTTTGGATAAAAAGGTAAGCTCAAAAACCATTTGTAGTCGTCTGCTTGATCCTACAATCTGTGCCCTGGTTTCTTGTATGCTCGTGTTCAGCTGCACAGGCCCAAGACGTCATAGTGCATTGGCCAGGTCGGCTATCAATCCGCCGCACTGCCGAGGGGCTTGCTAAACGCGCAAATTGCAACATGATTGCATCAAGCAAGTGAAGCAGCAGTTGCGGGATTGGACAACTTCAAGATGCAAAACACTCAGAAGGACAACTCACTAATTGACTTTGCTTGTACAGGTCC is part of the Fusarium poae strain DAOMC 252244 chromosome 4, whole genome shotgun sequence genome and encodes:
- a CDS encoding hypothetical protein (BUSCO:49201at5125), which gives rise to MPEFVSTPLYGGAITCDLPAKFADVSKLRQVPDNQEVWIDQDGFTSIIFDITERVGGSGSGPEVDGRAMTTHLEDMVGSDIDTVKIWNTAETEFTRLNGTPAYTLISTQTPHVSKSRDTTSAPDFTAIILTLLRLEKEKTDILITINVPHIKGEYDESEVDLELGRQGKLIGDAVEYSAKIWETFKIKDWGLFGA
- the HNT1 gene encoding Adenosine 5'-monophosphoramidase (BUSCO:54481at5125), with amino-acid sequence MSNCIFCKIIKGDIPSFKLFESNKTLAFLDIGPLSKGHALVIPKYHGAKLADIPDEDLAEVLPVLKKIVNATGATDYNILQNNGRIAHQEVDHVHFHMIPKPNKEEGLGVTWPTSPADMEQLKAYCEEIKSRI
- a CDS encoding hypothetical protein (TransMembrane:1 (i106-125o)), with the protein product MRARLRRTLCSYSPSIHPSQSLARRIQLRSSVLSSLLRLSLTKSLATPVLTRSLATSRYLISPRIQPTSLKTLEYPAIAAKKSYTTPPGTTDSNPSGSTPLQANSLHFAVIVAAATVVVVAVSAWPAGSSDNLPPPGDIEEEIVTMSFQVPPGRPGNLTPEQEEKLRKLWVAVFQLTGVADEESSGAEILSPKEETSPADADQKKKRGFGMFKKGKSGTSTPTESADEDKYNETKQFHETLAKETPETIRHTIWSMVKHDHPDALVLRFLRARKWDVEKALVMLVATMNWRHNDMKVDDDIMKNGDAFAVEDEKTDSTTKQVSADMMKQLRMGKSFLHGTDKQGRPICVVRVRLHKAGQECEESLEKYTVYIIETARMTLEPPVDTACIVFDMTGFSMANMDYTPVKFMIKCFEANYPESLGAVLVHKAPWLFQGIWKVIRGWLDPVVAAKVHFTNNRSELEDFIAPNHLIKELEGDENWEYKYVEPNPGENEKMKDTQTRDRLLVEREKLVKKFEQATQEWIRHPEGEQGKQIKSEREKIAKALKEDYWHLDPYIRARTLYDRQGAIQSGGKTDWYSLKPPTVAASTSADDLD